Proteins encoded by one window of Vanacampus margaritifer isolate UIUO_Vmar chromosome 17, RoL_Vmar_1.0, whole genome shotgun sequence:
- the LOC144037334 gene encoding germ cell-specific gene 1-like protein: MLEKMSRRQRSLLSLALTSLALSLSVSAFCTSYWCEGTHKVVKPLCLSPVKMKNCGQNNSQPYTTEAPTPDPRKPPSNVTLTPLQREQLAVLRRKQLANAVHYIWETGEDKYMLRYFHTGFWLSCEKHNEGEDQEEKCRSFIELTPGETQGVLWLSVVSEFMYIGLLATGFLLMWVEAICLCAKREMNALKINAFAAMCTVLSGMMGMVAHMMYTTVFQMTVSIGPKDWRPQTWDYGWSFALAWLSFSCCMAAAVATLNSYTKTIIEMKHRARMRLEEVRAAARAPSYEEVVRAGGGVYSVSQLIQLGQQGALMDPLWPRGAGPAVGPLAGGALVGMGVAGMGAVMGPGGRPADPRGGVLVLEGCGVDGCEDCERELDQMDYLHEDGDGSLC, encoded by the exons aTGTTGGAAAAGATGTCCCGCCGGCAGCGCTCGCTGCTGTCGTTGGCGTTGACCTCGCTGGCCCTCAGCTTGTCCGTGTCGGCCTTCTGCACGTCGTACTGGTGCGAGGGCACCCACAAGGTGGTCAAGCCGCTCTGCCTGTCGCCCGTCAAGATGAAGAACTGCGGCCAGAACAACAGCCAGCCCTACACCACAG AGGCCCCCACGCCGGACCCCCGCAAGCCGCCGTCCAACGTGACGCTGACGCCGCTGCAGCGGGAGCAGCTGGCCGTCCTCCGGAGGAAGCAGCTGGCCAACGCCGTCCACTACATCTGGGAGACGGGCGAGGACAAGTACATGCTGCGCTACTTCCACACCGGATTCTGGCTCTCCTGCGAGAAGCACAACGAAG GTGAGGACCAGGAGGAAAAGTGCCGCAGCTTCATCGAGCTGACCCCGGGAGAGACTCAAG GCGTCCTGTGGCTGTCGGTGGTCAGCGAGTTCATGTACATCGGCCTGCTGGCCACGGGCTTCCTGCTCATGTGGGTGGAGGCCATCTGCTTGTGCGCCAAGCGGGAGATGAACGCCCTCAAGATCAACGCCTTCGCCGCAATGTGCACGGTGCTCTCag GCATGATGGGCATGGTGGCGCACATGATGTACACCACCGTCTTCCAGATGACCGTCAGCATCGGACCCAAAGACTGGAGGCCGCAGACGTGGGACTACGGGTGGTCCTTTGC CCTGGCGTGGCTGTCGTTCAGCTGCTGCATGGCGGCCGCCGTGGCCACGCTCAATTCCTACACCAAAACCATCATCGAGATGAAGCACCGCGCCCGCATGCGTCTGGAGGAGGTCCGCGCCGCCGCCCGCGCCCCCTCCTACGAGGAGGTGGTCCGCGCTGGGGGCGGAGTCTACTCTGTCAGCCAGCTGATCCAGCTGGGTCAGCAGGGGGCGCTCATGGACCCCCTGTGGCCCCGGGGGGCGGGCCCCGCCGTGGGGCCGCTGGCCGGCGGGGCCCTGGTGGGGATGGGAGTGGCGGGGATGGGGGCCGTGATGGGGCCCGGGGGGCGGCCGGCGGACCCCCGGGGCGGCGTGCTGGTGCTGGAGGGCTGCGGCGTGGACGGGTGCGAAGACTGCGAACGGGAGCTGGACCAGATGGACTACCTGCATGAGGACGGGGACGGCTCGCTATGCTAG
- the LOC144037079 gene encoding visinin-like — protein MGNSKSSAVSKEILEDLKLHTKFSETEITQWYENFKRQCPSGRLTKEEFQAIYSKFFPDSDGNTYAQHVFRSFDTNDDGTLDFKEYIVALHMTSTGKTTRKLEWAFSLFDVDKNGYITKSEVKEICTAIFKLIPKEEVPKLPADENSAEKRAEKLWKFFDKGDNERVAEGEFIQGVLENDEALRLIQYQPSTK, from the exons ATGGGAAACTCCAAGAGCAGCGCCGTGTCCAAGGAGATCCTGGAGGACCTCAAGCTCCACACCAAGTTCTCGGAGACGGAGATCACGCAGTGGTACGAGAACTTCAAGCGGCAGTGCCCCAGCGGCCGCCTGACCAAGGAGGAGTTCCAGGCCATCTACAGCAAGTTCTTCCCGGACAGCGACGGCAACACGTACGCGCAGCACGTCTTCCGGTCCTTCGACACCAACGACGACGGCACCCTGGACTTCAAGGAGTACATCGTCGCCCTGCACATGACCTCCACCGGCAAGACCACCAGGAAGCTGGAGTGGGCCTTCTCGCTCTTCGACGTCGACAAGAACGGATACATCACCAAGTCCGAGGTCAAGGAAATTTGCACG GCCATTTTCAAGCTGATCCCCAAAGAGGAGGTGCCCAAACTTCCGGCCGACGAGAACAGCGCCGAGAAAAGGGCGGAGAAGCTGTGGAAGTTCTTCGACAAGGGCGACAACG AGCGCGTGGCCGAAGGCGAGTTCATCCAGGGGGTCCTGGAGAACGACGAGGCCCTGCGCCTGATCCAGTATCAGCCTTCCACCAAGTAG
- the LOC144037081 gene encoding transmembrane protein 238-like → MGLCDGLSHCKLALAIAVLMDVLGGTALLLGVFAPLEVKGRDFGDFLVYSGALLVLLSLCGWVLWYSGNIDGLTSKKELGHVGSAVDRLARNLSRKILTYRIHR, encoded by the exons ATGGGCCTGTGCGACGGCCTGTCCCACTGCAAACTGGCTCTGGCCATCGCCGTGCTCATGGACGTGCTGGGGGGCACCGCCCTGCTGCTGGGGGTCTTCGCCCCACTGGAGGTGAAAGGACGAGACTTTGGAGACTTTCTTGTCTACAGCG GCGCTCTGCTGGTGCTGCTGTCGCTGTGCGGTTGGGTTCTGTGGTACAGCGGCAACATTGACGGCCTGACGTCCAAAAAGGAGCTGGGACACGTGGGCAGCGCCGTGGACCGTCTGGCTCGCAATCTCAGCCGCAAGATCCTCACCTACAGAATTCACCGCTGA